The following proteins are co-located in the Ananas comosus cultivar F153 unplaced genomic scaffold, ASM154086v1, whole genome shotgun sequence genome:
- the LOC109705512 gene encoding uncharacterized protein LOC109705512 has product MGRGGGEEVGPEPLGDVHTQQLETEAQTAPITVDLPVVPARAVASTVTATTTTATTMISTRGTDTPAAEGARIWAKLAQFRKFDLPKFVGKSDNAWVIEHWATRMEKLFRDLHIVELDRSLERELERLKQGNHTVAEYERDFSRKIGLIPFAVRDEYHKARMFARGLRPNIRLLIASNGVLSFDECLDRALMVQSESEEVRSERDASERSGDRNRSHAKSGGGPSFSKKPPKHPRTQQSLGHLRAQCPRGDGATQSAVSSPAASRQNRGAPSAGTSFGRPSASRQNEGARQPSGGRVFALTQPKGDTGGDVLAGIVTLNLTRARAIFDTGASHSFISHSFAYEHGLSSRPLVVPLRIETPGGDLVADRCILSYPVILDDRPFLANLVVLPIKKFDVVLGMD; this is encoded by the exons ATGGGCCGAGGTGGCGGGGAGGAGGTCGGCCCTGAGCCGCTGGGTGATGTGCATACACAGCAGCttgagaccgag GCACAGACTGCTCCGATAACTGTGGACCTTCCTGTGGTGCCTGCACGGGCTGTGGCTTCGACTGTCACGGCGACGACAACGACAGCCACCACGATGATTTCCACTCGGGGTACTGATACCCCTGCAGCGGAGGGCGCCCGCATTTGGGCAAAGTTGGCGCAATTCAGGAAGTTTGATCTGCCGAAATTCGTCGGCAAGAGTGACAACGCTTGGGTGATTGAGCACTGGGCCACCCGCATGGAGAAACTGTTCCGTGATCTCCATATAGTGGAACTGGATCGT AGCTTGGAGCGCGAGCTGGAGCGCCTCAAGCAGGGCAACCACACTGTTGCGGAGTACGAGCGTGATTTTAGCCGCAAAATTGGGTTGATTCCCTTCGCTGTGCGAGACGAGTACCATAAGGCCAGGATGTTCGCGAGGGGGCTTAGGCCCAACATTCGATTGTTGATCGCGTCCAACGGCGTGCTGTCCTTCGACGAGTGCTTGGATCGGGCTCTGATGGTGCAGAGCGAGTCGGAGGAGGTCCGATCTGAGCGAGATGCATCTGAACGATCGGGGGACAGGAATCGTTCCCACGCCAAGTCTGGCGGTGGCCCTTCTTTCAGCAAGAAGCCACCGAAACATCCGCGCACTCAGCAGTCG CTGGGCCACCTGCGAGCTCAGTGCCCTAGGGGTGACGGGGCCACTCAGAGTGCTGTCTCTTCCCCAGCTGCATCCCGACAGAATCGTGGAGCCCCCAGTGCAGGTACTTCGTTTGGGCGTCCCTCTGCATCACGCCAAAATGAGGGGGCGCGCCAGCCATCTGGTGGGCGAGTCTTCGCTTTGACTCAGCCCAAGGGCGACACTGGTGGCGACGTCCTTGCAGGTATTGTCACTCTCAACCTCACTCGTGCTAGAGCTATTTTTGATACTGGAGCATCGCACTCATTCATTTCGCATTCATTTGCATATGAGCATGGTCTTTCCTCTCGCCCACTTGTTGTACCGCTTCGAATTGAGACACCTGGTGGTGATCTAGTAGCAGACAGGTGCATCTTGTCGTACCCTGTCATTTTGGATGACCGGCCTTTTCTGGCAAATCTAGTGGTACTTCCAATAAAGAAATTCGACGTGGTGCTTGGGATGGACTAG